Below is a genomic region from Pontibacillus yanchengensis.
TTTTTTTGAGAATACATTAGGTATTCCAAACAGTTAGGAACAGACAGAAGACTATCGAGGTGGGGTGCTTAAAGCTGGAGATAGTTGGCTTGAGTTCTGGAAAACGAGTGAAGGGATGCCTGAAATGACGATGTTGCAGTTAATTGTTGATGATGCTGATGGGTATGCACAATTTGTTAAATCAAACGGTGTAGAAGTTCAGGGACCTATGATAGAGCATGGGGAGAAAATGTATTGATTAACTGCACCCAATGGTATGCCTGTTACCCTTCAATCTTCTGTTACAATGGATAAATAATTAAGTAATTTTACAAAACGCCTATTGATGGGCGTTTTTTTGATGAGTTAGAAGTAAAAGAAAAAAGAATGGTAGATAATCCAATGGTAAAATAGTAATATCAGAATAAGTACGAAGCAATAAATTTGCATATAATGAACTGAAAAAGCTAGTAAAACTGAACTATTCCTTAAAAAATGACGCTATGTATATCTTAAGCTTGAACAACAATAGAATGAGTGGAAGGGGGATATGGGTTGGAAACAAATCGAATGGATAAACGAAAAAAGAAACGAAAACGAACAAAAATTCTTATAGGGTTATTTGCTCTTTTACTAGCACTGAGTGCATATGTGGTGTATGAATATTGGGCTGGAAAGCGTAGTGCTAATTCTGAAATGTCAATAGAAACGCAAACGGGGTCGGCCGATTTTAACGGTGAAGAATCACCTAAAGGTAAAACCAATGTCCTATTATTAGGTATTGATCAACGTGGGGATGAAGTGACAAGATCAGATACGATTATGATTGGTCAATATGATGCTGAAACGAACAAAGTGAAACTTGTATCCTTATTAAGAGATACATATGTGAATATACCGGGTTCAGGTTATCAAAAGTTAAATGCAGCATTTGCTTTGGGTGGACCAGAATTAATGAGAAAAACAATACAAGAGAATTTTGGTATCCATTTAAAGTATTACGCGGTTGTGGACTTTAATGGATTTGTGAATATTGTTGATACACTAGCTCCAAACGGGGTTGAAATAGAAGTGGAAAAGGATATGTACTATAAAGATGGCGCAGGTACAATTGATTTGAAACAAGGCAAGCAAAAATTAACTGGGAAAGAGCTTCTTGGGTATGCTCGTTTCCGGAATGATGCTAGGGGAGATTATGCACGAGTAGAAAGGCAACAGAAGGTTATGAAAGCTTTGAAAGATCAGACCCTTTCCTTTACTGGTATCACCAAACTCCCGAGAGTAATTGGAACCATTCAACCATATCTTGAAACAAATATGGGAGCTCCAGCCATTTTAGGATATAGTAAAAATCTCATCATTAATCCTCCGGAGCAAATAGAAACCCTCTCTATTCCTACAGACGTATATCATACGGATCAGTATGTCAATGGAATAGGAGCGGTTATTTCGCATAATGAGGAAGAAACAAGAAATAAAATTCAAGAATTCCTACGTGGAGAATAAAAGGTGATAATAAACCGATTGGCTCGATTCAAGAGTTGATCGGTTTATTTTTACCATAACTTGAATACCTTGTTTACGTGCAAAAAGTCTGTAGAGTCCATACATTCCCAAATATAGGCCAAAACAGAATAATTCTAGATTAATATAATACCATACGCCACTACCAAGGATATCTAATGGAGTACTCACGTCTGGTGTGCTTGCTAAGAATAAATGGTTCGTTCCGATTAGTCGATTAAGTATAAAGATAAATGCGGCGTACACATTTAAATACGCAAACATTTCCAATAATGATCGGAATGTTATCGTAGTAAAGGTGACTAGAATTAAAAAAACCCCAGTCCATGCAAGTGCCATGTGATGTAAGAAAAATTTCATATATTAAAAAGGAAAAAAAGTCCCTAACATAATAAGATGACTGGTAGATAGCACTTCAAATTTGTTCTGTATTTCTAGTTTGAACCACTGGGGCATGTATATCATCCTTTTCAAGGAATATATTACCAATCATTGTATCACGATTAATTATGAGCTTGGTAGAATTCTTTTATTAACTTCCTATTAAATCCTTGTAATGAATTCTAACGATAGAAAATGGGCGAAATAAATATAAAAAAGTAGTCCAGTTAAAGGTACAAAGAGAGCATTGTACTCAGAAACGGAACTACTTTTATTTTGTTGCTTTTTTCAAATCGTTATTACGAATGGGATTGCATTT
It encodes:
- a CDS encoding LCP family protein gives rise to the protein METNRMDKRKKKRKRTKILIGLFALLLALSAYVVYEYWAGKRSANSEMSIETQTGSADFNGEESPKGKTNVLLLGIDQRGDEVTRSDTIMIGQYDAETNKVKLVSLLRDTYVNIPGSGYQKLNAAFALGGPELMRKTIQENFGIHLKYYAVVDFNGFVNIVDTLAPNGVEIEVEKDMYYKDGAGTIDLKQGKQKLTGKELLGYARFRNDARGDYARVERQQKVMKALKDQTLSFTGITKLPRVIGTIQPYLETNMGAPAILGYSKNLIINPPEQIETLSIPTDVYHTDQYVNGIGAVISHNEEETRNKIQEFLRGE